CACTTTGAGCGCTTTAGCCTTATTTTTGTGCTGCGATTTTTCATCTTGCTGTATTACAACTATCCCTGTTGGCAAGTGGGTGACCCTTACTGCGCTGTCAGTTGTATTCACTGATTGCCCTCCAGGACCACTGGATCTATAAACATCTATGCGTAAATCTTTTTCTTCTATTTCAAAGTCAACCTCTTCTACTTCAGGTAATATTGCAACAGTAGCTGCGGAAGTGTGCAATCTTCCTGAGGATTCAGTTTCTGGCACTCTTTGTACTCTGTGCACCCCTGACTCAAATTTCAGTCTTGCAAAAACTTCTGTTCCATTAATGAGTGCAGAAGCTTCCTTATAGCCACCTATACCTGTATTAGAAATACTTATTGGCTCAAACTTCCAATTTCTTCTTTCTGCATATTTTTGATACATACGAAATAACATCGCTGCAAATAATGCTGCTTCTTCTCCGCCTGTGCCTGCTCTAATTTCTAATATTGCATTTCTTGAGTCATCTTCATCTTTGGGTAATAATGCCAACTTTAGTTTTGCTTTTACTTTCGGTAATACTATCTTTTGCTTCTCAAGAAGTTCTTCTTTTGCTAACTCTTTTATATCACCATCGCTGTTCTCATCTTTCATGATTTCTTCTAAATCTGAAATTTCCTCTTTTAATATATTATATTCATCGATTATCTCGATAATTGGTCTGAGTTCAGAGTATTCCTTTGAAAAACTAACGAATTCTTTTTGACTCAAATTGGTAGGGTTTTCCAGATTTCTCTCTACATCAGAAAACTTTTTTTTTAAGTCTTGTAAATTATTCTCTATATCCATATAGTACAGGTCTAGTTTTCAGCTGTTTAAGTAAGTAATATATACTGAAATAAAAAATTTCTTATATCAAGCAATAACACTATAATTGTCTCGAATATTTCTACCTAAGTATAATGGCAAAACAGATAACATCAATCTGCAGCTTCATATTTGGAGCTTCAGACAAAAAATCATTACCAGATGAGTCGGCTCCAGAGATTGCATTTGCTGGTAGATCAAACGTAGGAAAATCAAGTTTAATCAACTTGCTGATAAACAGCAAAAAAGCTGCAAGAGTTTCTTCTAAACCTGGATGCACTAGACAAATAAATTTTTACTCTATGTACAATGATAAGTTTAGGATTGTCGACCTACCGGGTTATGGCTATTCTTGTGCAAGCAAGGAAGAAGCAGTACAATACTTAAACCTAATTGAGTACTATCTAATTCACAGGAGAAATCTAAAAAGAGTGTTTGTGCTTATAGATAGCAAGGTAGGATTAAAAGAAATAGACAAAGACTTTGTTTATTGGTTAATATGTAATAATATTAACTTTAATATTGTGCTAACAAAAATAGATAAAGTGAATCAGGAAAGTCTAAATGCTATTCTAGAAAATACTCAAAAGTGGGTTAATAATGAACATGTATCAATTCATCAAATAAGCATTCGTGTTAAGCATAAAATCACCAAGGTAAGAGATGAGTTTTTCAAATTTACAAGATAAAAAAATGAAAAGTGATGAATCTTTAAATGGTAAGATGCCATTGAAGGAAAAAACAGAAATATTATTTGAAGTTCTGTCTAACATACCTAAATTTGTAGGCGAAACTTTTATCATCAAATGCAGCAGTGTAATAATCTCAGATGAAACGCTGCTTAGTGCTTTTGCGCATAATGTTGTTCTGTTGAAACAGCTTGGTATAAATCCGGTAGTAGTTCATGACGGAGAATATGAAATTAACTTAGTGTTAAAAATGCTAGATATGAATGATAAGTTTATAAATGGTGTCAGACTTACAGACAAAAGCACTATGAAAATCATTGAAATGGCACTGTGTGGTTCAATTAATAAAAAAATTGTTCAGCATATAAATTCTGCTGGTGGTTCAGCTATTGGACTATGTGGAAAAGATGGCAACCTCATAAAAGCTGAAAAGATAAGCACTACGCTTAGGGAAAATAGATTAAATAATATTGAAAAAATACTAGACATGGGATTTATCGGTAGACCAACTGAAATCAATCCTGATATATTATTCTTTATTGAAGAATCAGATTCTATACCAGTTATTGCACCTATCGGTTATGGAAAAAATGGAGAAACATATCATATTGATACTGATAGCACTGCAAGTGCAATTGCACTTGCAGTTTACGCATCTAAAATGATAATCTTGAGTGATACAGATGAAGAAATAAACAAAGTTGGCAATGGAAGAGTCTTGATTAAAAATTTAAAAGAATCGATTGATTGTGGAAAAATTAAAGGAGAAAAATTTGTTGAAAGGCTTATGTCATATACTAAAATGGTAGAAGAATGTGCAGGGGTTGTTCACATAGTTGATGGTAGAGTACCTAACATTATACTTGATTTATTTACTGAGAATAATTCAGGTATATCAATAATGGATGATTAATAGCTGTACTGCTTATAACCATATGAACATTGAAAATTTGGGAATAGCTTATGTCAAATTCCTATTCTCTTTTCCAGTTTTTTTAGGGTTTTTTTTTCTTGCAAGCATAATAGTTTCGTATACATAATGAAACCAAATGGTATTTTTAGCTTGATAACAGAGGAAAATAAAGAGGGCTTGGGTGTAACACTCAAATAATGATTTACCTTATGGATACCGCTAGAAAAGTTGACCAAGGTATACAATTCTCTCTGCGTCAAGTTACTCAAGATATCGAATCTACAAACGCTTTGGATTGAGTGTGTTTGGTCAATTTGAGTGCTTTAAATGAAAGGCGAAAATTGAGCATACTACGCCTCTGTACACAGTATCTTTAATGCAAATGCCCATGTGATTCCACAGATAATTTCTGTTTTTTGATTCTATCTGTCCATTTACCATTTTCCATATCTTGTTTATTGGTTGCTTTTTTTTCTTGTTCAACAATTGCCTTATCTATCTTCTGATGAATTGCATCAATTGCATTAATTGCATTTTTTTCTTTGTATACTTCGCTTTTTCCTTCAACAATTAAATTGGTAAAAATATTTACAACAAACTGCACTTGATTATGATTAACCTGACCTTTTATCGAAGAAGGTAAAGAGTTTAATTCCATCAATACTTCTGATGCTGTTTTATCTTGAGTGGAAAGCCCTAAATTATCTGCTACTTCACTTATTAATAACTCTCTGTTTTCTTTATTATCTTCCAATTTAGTATAATCACGCAGTAGATCCATAACTGAAGATACTCTGACTTCAATAATATCATCAACATCTTCACCTCCTAGAGCAACTCCTGATCCCAATAACCTCTCTCTGAGATTTTTCTTTAAAAGATTGGTAAATTTTTCATTTGCATCCGATCCTGTAGTAGATATTGTACCATCTAAATAGTTGTTTACTTTGATTTGAGTACCTAAGCTATGCTCTATTTGTATTTTTGCCTCAGGTTTAAATCCTAATTTTGCACAGAATTTCTGAAAATATTCTTTAATAGTGTCAAACAAGGTCTTGCCATTGTCTTTATAGTTTTTCAACTCTTCAGGAATAGTAAGTGATAATTTACCATCTCCATATTTTACAAGGTCTTCACCATATTGAGACTCAAGTGTAAATTCTAATGAGCTGGATAGGTCACATATTTTCTCTTCCGGATTGTCAATCGTGGTTATAGGTATTGCCATATCAGACGTCACTTTTATGCGGTTGTGGTCAGTGCAGTAAATGTTTAGCACTTTTTTAGGACTGTGTGGAGTTAAATTACAACTACTGAGTGCGGCATGAGATTCATTAAATATACCAGCCCCATACCCTGCTTGATTACAATTGGTGACTAGCTCTTCTAAAATAGCATTACTTGGAACTTCTGCCCCAGCGTACCTGAACATTTCCTTGAAAATTTCCTTTGCTAATGCACGGTAATCTTTTTTGGAGAATAGATGATAAGAGCTTCTCCCTGCGTT
This sequence is a window from Wolbachia endosymbiont (group B) of Protocalliphora azurea. Protein-coding genes within it:
- the argB gene encoding acetylglutamate kinase, with translation MSFSNLQDKKMKSDESLNGKMPLKEKTEILFEVLSNIPKFVGETFIIKCSSVIISDETLLSAFAHNVVLLKQLGINPVVVHDGEYEINLVLKMLDMNDKFINGVRLTDKSTMKIIEMALCGSINKKIVQHINSAGGSAIGLCGKDGNLIKAEKISTTLRENRLNNIEKILDMGFIGRPTEINPDILFFIEESDSIPVIAPIGYGKNGETYHIDTDSTASAIALAVYASKMIILSDTDEEINKVGNGRVLIKNLKESIDCGKIKGEKFVERLMSYTKMVEECAGVVHIVDGRVPNIILDLFTENNSGISIMDD
- the yihA gene encoding ribosome biogenesis GTP-binding protein YihA/YsxC; its protein translation is MAKQITSICSFIFGASDKKSLPDESAPEIAFAGRSNVGKSSLINLLINSKKAARVSSKPGCTRQINFYSMYNDKFRIVDLPGYGYSCASKEEAVQYLNLIEYYLIHRRNLKRVFVLIDSKVGLKEIDKDFVYWLICNNINFNIVLTKIDKVNQESLNAILENTQKWVNNEHVSIHQISIRVKHKITKVRDEFFKFTR
- the prfA gene encoding peptide chain release factor 1; amino-acid sequence: MDIENNLQDLKKKFSDVERNLENPTNLSQKEFVSFSKEYSELRPIIEIIDEYNILKEEISDLEEIMKDENSDGDIKELAKEELLEKQKIVLPKVKAKLKLALLPKDEDDSRNAILEIRAGTGGEEAALFAAMLFRMYQKYAERRNWKFEPISISNTGIGGYKEASALINGTEVFARLKFESGVHRVQRVPETESSGRLHTSAATVAILPEVEEVDFEIEEKDLRIDVYRSSGPGGQSVNTTDSAVRVTHLPTGIVVIQQDEKSQHKNKAKALKVLRARLYEIERQKKEMERSTMRKSQIGSGDRSERIRTYNFPQSRITDHRINLTSHRLEQIIKEGELDEFIEALISRNEAERLTGGGNVTF